Proteins from a genomic interval of Rhipicephalus microplus isolate Deutch F79 chromosome 6, USDA_Rmic, whole genome shotgun sequence:
- the LOC119166967 gene encoding sulfotransferase 1B1: MVTGNSERGRDPAAGPANYEVDPVVVDGVTFLPFTDVRMAREALSYEPRPGDVILATFPKSGTTWCQYLIWGIHNLKAVEEGRIPPVQDLLTKHFPYIDLLGTSSTVADRPPPRFIKTHLPAEVLHRPSGAKYVACLRNPFDVAVSFFHMRYGRRHLTHLPPDYGFDHFLDELLSAGMVGGNPFQHARAWYDRSKDHDDVLVVYYEVLKKEPRKVVLELAKFLNADAAARLEAERGLLERLLEQTSIERLRELTGGAESFAEGDFSCQHPTAALFRKGVVGDWRSLFNRDQERRFREAYDLALAGTEMHDLWAEYVAPSTWSSV; encoded by the exons ATGGTTACCGGAAACTCGGAACGTGGTCGCGACCCCGCTGCCGGGCCGGCCAACTACGAGGTCGACCCAGTCGTGGTGGACGGAGTGACCTTCCTGCCATTCACCGACGTCCGGATGGCTCGCGAGGCCCTGAGCTACGAGCCACGCCCTGGTGACGTCATACTGGCCACGTTTCCCAAGAGCGGCACCACGTGGTGTCAGTACCTCATCTGGGGCATCCACAACCTGAAAGCCGTTGAGGAAGGGCGCATACCGCCGGTGCAGGACTTGCTGACGAAGCACTTTCCCTACATCGACCTG CTGGGCACGTCATCGACGGTGGCCGACCGTCCTCCTCCGCGCTTCATCAAGACCCACCTGCCGGCCGAAGTGCTGCACCGGCCGAGCGGCGCCAAGTACGTGGCGTGCCTGCGCAACCCGTTCGACGTGGCGGTCTCTTTCTTCCACATGCGCTACGGCCGACGTCACCTGACGCACCTGCCGCCGGATTACGGCTTCGACCACTTCCTCGACGAACTGCTCAGCGCGGGGATGGTCGGGGGCAACCCGTTCCAGCACGCCCGTGCCTGGTACGACCGCAGCAAGGACCACGACGATGTCCTTGTCGTCTACTACGAGGTCCTAAAGAAAGAGCCCCGAAAG GTCGTCTTGGAACTCGCCAAGTTCTTGAACGCCGACGCCGCTGCGCGGCTTGAGGCCGAACGGGGCCTCCTGGAGCGACTCCTGGAGCAGACGTCGATCGAGAGGCTCCGGGAGCTGACCGGCGGTGCGGAGAGCTTCGCCGAGGGCGACTTCTCGTGTCAGCACCCGACGGCGGCGTTGTTTCGCAAGGGCGTCGTCGGGGACTGGCGATCCCTCTTCAACCGGGACCAGGAACGCCGGTTCCGGGAGGCCTATGACCTGGCGCTAGCGGGCACCGAGATGCACGACTTGTGGGCCGAGTACGTCGCGCCGTCAACGTGGTCTAGTGTGTGA
- the LOC119166966 gene encoding sulfotransferase 1B1-like, which produces MPADEHSNLPVPTEGRRSDVSYKKVGLFNVQGLLLQQNEFDRDKIRKVLWFKPLPGDIFVGSYPRSCSTRAQYIIWSLLHPGSPLPDFHTLLTKEFPCIEVVDADTVCVKEGAPRLVKHHLPYAFSPASPEARHVVVLRNPFDVCASNYVHLGKSYEGTFADFFECFTRGEVAFGDYFDHVLSWYDRKDDPRVLLLCYETMRKDPLGSVKLIADFLDIRTDRNLLTQVARDTGLEETVAGRTDLEEEVLKGRVGCYREYFSKQQHRVLADMTKEKLAGTELLGVWADFLY; this is translated from the exons ATGCC GGCCGACGAGCACTCAAACTTGCCGGTACCCACGGAGGGCCGCCGCTCCGACGTCTCCTACAAGAAGGTGGGCCTCTTCAACGTCCAGGGCCTGCTGCTGCAGCAGAACGAGTTCGACCGAGACAAGATCCGCAAGGTCCTCTGGTTCAAGCCCCTACCCGGGGACATCTTCGTCGGCTCCTACCCCCGGTCCTGCTCGACCCGTGCCCAGTACATAATCTGGTCGCTcctgcacccgggctcgcccttGCCCGACTTCCACACTCTCCTAACCAAGGAGTTCCCCTGCATCGAGGTCGTGGACGCCGACACCGTCTGCGTCAAGGAGGGCGCGCCACGACTCGTCAAGCACCACCTGCCGTACGCCTTCAGTCCAGCCAGCCCCGAAGCCCGGCACGTGGTCGTGCTAAGAAACCCTTTCGACGTGTGCGCATCCAATTACGTCCACCTGGGCAAGAGCTACGAGGGTACGTTTGCCGACTTCTTCGAGTGCTTCACCCGGGGCGAAGTCGCCTTCGGCGACTACTTCGACCACGTTCTGTCCTGGTACGACCGCAAGGACGATCCCAGGGTCCTGCTGCTCTGCTACGAGACCATGAGAAAGGACCCCCTGGGAAGCGTCAAGCTCATAGCCGATTTCTTGGACATTCGCACTGACCGGAACCTGCTCACTCAGGTGGCACGAGACACGGGTCTCGAGGAGACGGTGGCCGGCAGGACTGACCTGGAGGAAGAGGTCCTCAAGGGCAGGGTTGGGTGCTACAGAGAGTACTTCTCGAAGCAGCAGCATCGCGTGCTCGCGGACATGACGAAAGAGAAACTGGCCGGAACGGAGCTTCTCGGAGTTTGGGCAGACTTCCTCTACTGA